One Prinia subflava isolate CZ2003 ecotype Zambia chromosome 8, Cam_Psub_1.2, whole genome shotgun sequence DNA window includes the following coding sequences:
- the LOC134553948 gene encoding somatomedin-B and thrombospondin type-1 domain-containing protein-like: protein MGSGPRWLPALPLLLPLLLPPALPRRAPGCAARGLCCPGRDPACLSAGRRPDGSAGPCYCDQECARTLDCCHDYAQACPVVPCVVSQWSAWSGCAEPCRTTHRVRVRRILQEPRNGGHACPALEQRAGCVEYWSRQGTECQQALVPALITTGGFGKARKKRASADGSERAGYCVEFQLVALAPGCRHRQPWHTRWTRRLGEGGPVCVECRAPALRRGQRCRGDGATSQLNQLLHWQAVGNPRCKGTWRRIRQLDSCSCPSVHSLLFI from the exons ATGGGCAGCGGTCCCCGCTGGCTgccggcgctgccgctgctgctgccgctgctgctgccgccggcgctgccccgccgcgccccgggcTGCGCCGCCCGCGGGCTGTGCTGCCCCGGCCGCGACCCCGCCTGCCTGAGCGCCGGCCGCCGGCCCGACGGCTCCGCCGGGCCCTGCTACTGCGACCAGGAGTGCGCCCGCACCCTCGACTGCTGCCACGACTACGCCCAGGCCTGCCCAG TTGTCCCCTGTGTCGTGTCTCAGTGGAGCGCCTGGAGcggctgtgcagagccctgcaggacaACCCATCGTGTGCGGGTGCGGCGCATCCTGCAGGAGCCGCGGAACGGCGGGCACGcgtgccctgccctggagcagagggcCGGCTGCGTCGAGTACTGGAGCCGGCAGGGAACCGAGTGCCAGCAGGCCCTCG TCCCAGCACTAATAACCACGGGAGGGTTTggaaaagcaaggaagaaaagagctTCAGCTGATGGCAGTGAAAGGGCAGG GTACTGTGTGGAGTTCCAGCTGGTGGCCCTGGCGCCGGGCTGCCGGCACCGCCAGCCCTGGCACACGCGCTGGACGCGCCGGCTGGGCGAGGGCGGCCCGGTGTGCGTGGAGTGCCGGGCGCCGGCGCTGCGCCGCGGGCAGCGCTGCCGCGGGGACGGCGCCACCAGCCAGCT GAATCAGCTGTTGCACTGGCAGGCGGTGGGGAACCCTCGGTGCAAGGGAACCTGGAGGAGAATTCGCCAGCTGGACTCCTGTTCCTGCCCTTCTGTTCACAGCCTCTTGTTCATCTGA